In Silene latifolia isolate original U9 population chromosome X, ASM4854445v1, whole genome shotgun sequence, the following proteins share a genomic window:
- the LOC141620827 gene encoding uncharacterized protein LOC141620827, translating into MEAESAYPIVVDTKLSGIENYHEWKRQMKIHIYTKRKLGLLTGLIKRSVMYSETAKDMWDYVQRQFSVSNEARKFRLNKELDDLEQGEKTIWAFIDAQHKEQEERKLFQFLNGLNPSYTTMRSNVLMMTPLPTAKEAAAIFQQEEAQRRNYKTNVKVEAENAAFFADQTPPDNRPTCTGCKKKGHVREKGWRVVGYPAGHPMAKYFPAKPEATNFQSTYDSAGTGFKGHKTGANKGRFQKYPNKGRMAGAGESGAITLTTSNSLSRR; encoded by the exons ATGGaag CTGAGAGTGCATATCCTATAGTGGTGGACACTAAACTCTCTGGAATTGAGAACTATCATGAGTGGAAAAGGCAAATGAAAATCCACATCTACACAAAGAGAAAACTTGGATTGCTCACTGGTTTG ATCAAGAGATCTGTGATGTATTCTGAAACTGCAAAGGATATGTGGGATTACGTGCAAAGGCAGTTCTCTGTGAGCAATGAAGCCAGGAAATTCAGATTAAACAAGGAGCTGGATGACCTGGAGCAAGGAGAGAAGACTATCT GGGCTTTCATTGATGCTCAACATAAAGAGCAGGAAGAAAGGAAGCTCTTTCAGTTCCTCAATGGCCTGAATCCGTCTTATACCACCATGAGAAGCAATGTTCTCATGATGACTCCTCTCCCAACAGCTAAGGAGGCAGCTGCAATCTTTCAGCAGGAAGAAGCACAAAGGAGAAATTACAAGACCAATGTGAAAGTTGAAGCTGAGAATGCTGCTTTCTTTGCTGATCAGACTCCACCTGACAACAGACCTACTTGCACTGGTTGCAAAAAGAAAGGACATGTCAGAGAGAAGGGCTGGAGAGTGGTTGGCTATCCAGCAGGTCATCCTATGGCCAAGTATTTCCCAGCAAAACCTGAAGCCACTAATTTCCAGAGCACTTATGATAGTGCTGGAACTGGGTTTAAGGGACACAAAACTGGGGCAAACAAGGGCAGGTTTCAGAAATATCCCAACAAAGGGAGAATGGCAGGTGCTGGAGAGTCAGGTGCCATTACTCTGACCACATCGAACAGTTTGAGCAGGCGATGA